The nucleotide window CCCAGAATAACCAGCGTGGTAGTGTAGAGAGGCATACAAGGGAAAAAAGCAGTCGGGCCCGGGCAGCCGGCCACACCTTGTGCGGCAAACTGCCAGGGCCTGGCTAGAGATGGATACAACGACTACCGCCGCCGAATAAGCGGAAGCGTCTAAGCCGGATCAGTAAAGCAGAAAGAAAAGTGGGCCAGGGAGTTGTACGCGCGGCGCAGGGCTCCGGTCAAATTCGCGGGTGGAGTATGCCTTAGGGGCGTTGGGCGAAACCGACGTGCGCAGCCAGGCCCGGAGCAGGGGCGAAACGGCAGAAGCGCTCGGCTCTGCGGCTGCCCCTGGCGTTATATTCCAGCTCCGAACTGCCCCGGAAAAACCAATCGTAGGCAGCAGGGCCAGATCAGGCGGTACTGAGCGAAACAGCCCGAGGTGAGGCGGCGCGCTGGCCTCCTGGTGCAGCAGGTCGGCCTGGGCCGGCTGGGCGTGGTGCGTAATAGTCGGACTGCCGGGCCGGACCACCGCTGCCCGTGGCGTGGTAGCCCAGGCCGAACCAACTCCCAGCCATACCAGCAGTACGAGCAGCAGAATTGCCCGCAGGCGGGACGCTATGGAAATCGGGCTAGGCAAAAAAGTCAGGGACAGCGGCAGGGAAGATGCTGCTAGTAGTAACGAAGTTCCTGCTGTGGAGTTGACTTTGGGCGAAGCAAAGACCTGGGCGGCGGGCTGGCAGCCTGCTTACTGAGTCGGCGCTAGGCCACTTCGCCCGGCTGCTTGGTAGTAGGCAGCCAGACGGTAAAAGTAGTGCCCTGCTCGTTGGAAGCCACCTGCAGGCGAAAGGCGTGAAACTGCGCAATGGTGCGCACCAGGGCCAGGCCCAGGCCGTAGCCTTCGGTCGTATGGACATTGGAAGCACGCCGGAACCGCTCAAACAGGTGGGGCAGGTGCTCGGCCGGAATCGGCCGGCCGGTGTTGAAGAGTTGCACCATATAGGGCTGGCCAACTGGCTGCTGCCCCGAAATGCGGATGTGGCCACCAGTGTGGTTGTACTTCACCGCGTTGCTGAGCAGGTTGTAGAAAAAGGTAAACAGCAGACTGGCGTTGGCCGCCACAATGGTCGGCTCGCCTTCCAGAGCCCAGTCTAGGGTCAGGTTTTCGTCGGCAATCCGGTCTTCCAGCTCGGCCGCTACTTCCTGCAGCACCTGGCGCACGGCCACCGTGTCGTTGCGGGCGTACTGCTCGTTTTCGATGCGCGAAATCATCAGCAGGGTGCGCAGCGTGGCCGTGAGGCGGTGCAGGGTGCGTTGCGAGGTTACAATCTGCTGCTCGGCTTCTTCGGGCAGGTTTTCGGCCTGCAGCATGTTTTCGAAGCGGTTTTGCAGAATGCTGACCGGCGTGAGCAACTCGTGGGAGGCATTGGCAATAAAGGCGCGCTCCTGCTCAAACACGAGCCGGATTTTCTGCAGCATCCGCCGGATGGTAGCATCCAGGTATTTGAAGTCGGAAGTGGTGGTTTGCAGCGGCGGCAGGGGCGTGGGCATGGGCCCTGCACGGCCCGCAGCCGCTCCACTATCTGGTCCACGGGCCGCAGCAGGTAGCGGATTACGCCCAGCTCAATGAATAAAGTAGTCAGCACGGCGAAGGCCAGGGCGTAAGCGGCCAGGGAGCGTAGCAGGGCGTAGACGTCTTCCACCGAGGCTATGCTCTTCCCGATTTCCACTGTATAGGCCTGCCCGTCCCGCTCGAAGGTGTGGCGCAGTACCCGGAAATCGACCAGCTCGCCGTGCTGCTGCCGCGGCAGCGTGGCCACGGTGTCGGGTGGGGCCGCGGTAGCGCGCCGCAGGTCAATGAACTCGTCCTGCAGCAGGTCGTAGTGCACCTTCTGGTTGGGCGAAGGATCCGTCAGAAAGCTCGAAATGCCGATTTGCTCGATGCGGTACATCACCCGCTGCTGCTCGCTGCGCAGGGAGTCGTCGGTGTGGCGCAGGGCCAGGGTTTCCACAATCCAGGGCAGGGCCAACAGCAGCACCGCCGCCATTAGGGCCTTCGACAGGGTTGTGAGCAGAACGAGCTTTTGCTGGAGCTTCACACTTCCTGGGTCGGTTTGAAGCGGTAGCCGATGCCGCGCACCGTCTCTACCCAGTCGCGGGTGTCGAAAGCGCCCAGCTTCTTGCGGATATTCTTCACGTGCACATCAATGAAGTTCGAGTCGTGGTCGTCCCGGTCACTGATCATGTTGCCCCAGATATGCTCGCTGAGCTGCATGCGCGTGAGCACCCGGCCGCGGTGCAGCAGCAGGTAGTGCAGCAAATCGAACTCACGGCGGGTGAGCACCACTTCGGTGCCGTCGTGCCGCACCGACCGCTCGCTCAGGTTCATCACGAAGCCGCCGAAGGTGAGCGTGTCCTGGGTCACGCCGTGCTTGCGGCGGGTAATGGCCTGCATCCGGGAGCCCAGCTCTAGCAGGGAATAGGGCTTGGGCAAGTAGTCGTCGGCCCCCAGCTGCAGCCCACTAACGCGGTCATCGACTGAGCCCGGGCGCTAAGAATAATGATGGAGGCCTGCAGGTTGTGCTGCTTGCGGGCTTCGGCCAGCAGCTGCAGTCCGTCGCGGTCGGGCAGGCCCAGGTCCAGCAGCACGAAGTCGTACTCGTTCACATAGAGCTTTTCCGAGGCCTCGGCCCCGGTGCGGGCAAAGTCGCAGTGGTAGCGCTCGTGCTGCAGAAACAGGGCCAGCTCCTGGGCCAGGGCATTGTCGTCTTCAACAATCAGGACGTTCATAAGAAAGCAGAAAGCAGGGCAGATGGGGTGGAAGGGCGCAACCTGCGGCCCGGGAAGCGCGAAGATTGGCAAACAAGCTAAAAAATACGGGAGAACTACGCAGCTTCCCTAAAAGTAGGCCGCCCGGGCTGAATCCAGACGGGGCGTCTAAACAGTGGGCCAAACTTGCGAAGCTGGCAGTGAAGAGAGAATGAAGGGCGTTAATTCGCCCCGGGCCCGGATTTCCTCGTAAAGGCGTCCGACCGCCGCAAGCCGGCCAAGAGCCTTACTTTAGCGGCCCATATCACCAAACCCCACCGCATGAGCACGGTCATTATTAATAGCCTCCAGGAGCTGCAGCAGTACGAAGGTCAGGAGCTGGGCGTATCCGAGTACCACACCATTTCGCAGGAGCAAATCAACCAGTTTGCCGCTGCCACCCTCGATTTTCAGTGGATTCATACCGACGCCGCCCGGGCCCAGGCCGAGTCGCCCTTCGGGGCTACCATTGCCCACGGCTACCTCACGGTGGCCTTGCTGCCCTACCTCTGGACCCAGATTGCGCGGATTGAGAACCTGAAAATGCAGGTTAACTACGAAATCGAGAGCCTGCGCTTCAACCAGCCCGTGACGGTCGGCAGTGCGGTGCGGCTGCGGGCTAAACTTCTGGGCGTGAAAGATCTTCGGGGTATTGCCAAGGCTCGTATCGAGGTGACGATGGAAGTGCAGGACGCCAAAAAGCCAGCCTACAGCGGCATCATTACCTTTCTGTACCACTTTCTATAGGCCCGCGGCCCGGCGCGGTGCGCTGGGCCAAACGCCCAGCCGGCCCAGGCGTTTGGCTACCTGGTCGGGCTACAACTCCGGTTGAGCTTTCGCGTACATTCAACGCTTCCCAC belongs to Hymenobacter cellulosilyticus and includes:
- a CDS encoding MaoC family dehydratase, whose product is MSTVIINSLQELQQYEGQELGVSEYHTISQEQINQFAAATLDFQWIHTDAARAQAESPFGATIAHGYLTVALLPYLWTQIARIENLKMQVNYEIESLRFNQPVTVGSAVRLRAKLLGVKDLRGIAKARIEVTMEVQDAKKPAYSGIITFLYHFL
- a CDS encoding sensor histidine kinase produces the protein MLTPVSILQNRFENMLQAENLPEEAEQQIVTSQRTLHRLTATLRTLLMISRIENEQYARNDTVAVRQVLQEVAAELEDRIADENLTLDWALEGEPTIVAANASLLFTFFYNLLSNAVKYNHTGGHIRISGQQPVGQPYMVQLFNTGRPIPAEHLPHLFERFRRASNVHTTEGYGLGLALVRTIAQFHAFRLQVASNEQGTTFTVWLPTTKQPGEVA
- a CDS encoding winged helix-turn-helix domain-containing protein encodes the protein MPKPYSLLELGSRMQAITRRKHGVTQDTLTFGGFVMNLSERSVRHDGTEVVLTRREFDLLHYLLLHRGRVLTRMQLSEHIWGNMISDRDDHDSNFIDVHVKNIRKKLGAFDTRDWVETVRGIGYRFKPTQEV
- a CDS encoding response regulator; the protein is MNVLIVEDDNALAQELALFLQHERYHCDFARTGAEASEKLYVNEYDFVLLDLGLPDRDGLQLLAEARKQHNLQASIIILSARAQSMTALVGCSWGPTTTCPSPIPC